In Aquimarina spinulae, a single window of DNA contains:
- a CDS encoding DUF1028 domain-containing protein, with protein sequence MKPILRLLFLFCIALFINLKVHAQHTFSIVAVDPVTGEIGSAGATCIKAEDGARDVSVIVLGVGAINTQAFWLPVNQKRATARMEAGDSPKQITKWLSENGDYPDYTQYAIVDLNNGQSRSAAFSGKKIDEKWMHITGTNYAIAGNTLISQDVIKDMEKAFLRTRGSLADKLMAALQGAKRPGADSRCLSDGISSGSAYLRVADPADTDNSYGKLSLDLNVWITTDIFEPIDALQEAYDNGKNCKEVQLAIKTDQYPEETRWQIKDQDNKIVASGGPYNGSVEITECLKEGRYTFTIKDSHGDGICCQYGRGHYKLSSGGKILASGGSFNHIEATTFILESTTKNNNLSLQMSELKPQVPIVEIYPNPAIDVVTIKTHNTTITSYEIQDIFGKRITKRGSSSFSPNNIIYLDVIDYVSGVYFITTYNGTQKLGTQRLIVN encoded by the coding sequence ATGAAACCTATACTAAGATTATTATTCCTTTTTTGTATTGCCTTATTTATAAATTTAAAGGTGCATGCGCAGCACACCTTTTCGATCGTTGCTGTTGACCCTGTCACTGGAGAAATAGGAAGTGCTGGGGCAACTTGTATAAAAGCAGAAGATGGGGCTAGAGATGTAAGTGTCATTGTTTTGGGTGTTGGAGCTATCAACACACAAGCGTTTTGGCTTCCTGTGAATCAGAAACGTGCTACTGCGCGTATGGAAGCTGGCGATTCTCCAAAACAAATAACCAAATGGCTTTCTGAAAATGGAGATTACCCTGACTATACTCAATATGCCATCGTAGATTTAAACAATGGACAGTCTAGAAGTGCTGCTTTTTCAGGAAAAAAAATAGATGAAAAATGGATGCACATTACAGGGACTAATTATGCAATAGCAGGAAATACTCTAATCTCTCAAGATGTTATTAAAGACATGGAAAAAGCCTTTTTAAGAACTAGAGGTAGCCTAGCAGATAAACTAATGGCTGCTTTGCAAGGAGCAAAAAGACCGGGGGCTGATTCTCGTTGCTTAAGTGATGGAATCAGCTCTGGGTCTGCCTACCTGAGAGTTGCTGATCCTGCCGATACAGATAATTCTTATGGGAAACTATCCTTAGATCTTAATGTTTGGATCACAACTGATATTTTTGAGCCTATAGATGCATTACAAGAAGCTTATGATAATGGCAAAAATTGTAAAGAAGTGCAATTAGCCATAAAAACTGACCAATATCCAGAAGAAACTCGTTGGCAAATTAAGGATCAGGACAATAAGATTGTAGCTTCTGGAGGGCCCTATAATGGATCTGTAGAGATTACAGAATGTCTTAAAGAAGGAAGGTATACATTTACTATTAAAGATAGCCATGGTGATGGGATTTGTTGTCAGTATGGTAGAGGCCATTACAAACTAAGTTCTGGAGGTAAGATTTTAGCCTCTGGAGGTAGCTTTAATCATATAGAAGCTACTACCTTTATCTTAGAGAGCACCACAAAAAACAACAATTTATCCTTGCAAATGTCTGAGTTAAAACCCCAAGTCCCTATTGTTGAAATCTATCCTAATCCTGCAATAGATGTTGTAACGATTAAAACTCATAATACCACCATTACGTCTTATGAAATACAAGATATTTTTGGAAAAAGAATTACTAAAAGAGGGTCGTCATCTTTTTCTCCAAATAATATCATCTATCTAGATGTTATTGATTATGTATCTGGCGTCTATTTTATTACAACGTATAATGGTACGCAAAAGTTGGGCACACAAAGGTTGATTGTCAACTAA